From the genome of Pseudanabaena sp. BC1403, one region includes:
- the cobU gene encoding bifunctional adenosylcobinamide kinase/adenosylcobinamide-phosphate guanylyltransferase: MITLVTGATRSGKSEWAEQLAMRSQKNVIYIATATCYPDDAEWESRLQKHSDRRPENWQTLEVPMELAKAILGIKSDSNYILVDSLGTWLANLLEEDELAWSKIETELLQAIQVCKVDITFVAEEVGWGLVPEYKLGRIFRDRLGGLSRKIGAIADSVYLVTGGHAIDLTQLGEKLPS; the protein is encoded by the coding sequence ATGATTACTCTCGTGACGGGCGCAACTCGTTCAGGCAAAAGTGAATGGGCAGAGCAATTAGCAATGCGATCGCAAAAGAATGTAATTTATATCGCCACTGCAACTTGTTATCCCGATGATGCGGAATGGGAATCTCGACTACAAAAACATAGCGATCGCCGTCCTGAGAATTGGCAAACCTTGGAAGTTCCCATGGAACTCGCTAAAGCGATTTTAGGAATTAAAAGCGATTCCAATTATATTCTGGTAGATTCTCTTGGTACTTGGTTAGCAAATCTTTTGGAAGAGGATGAACTGGCTTGGAGCAAAATAGAAACAGAACTCTTACAAGCAATTCAAGTCTGTAAGGTCGATATCACTTTTGTCGCGGAAGAGGTGGGCTGGGGACTTGTACCAGAATATAAGTTAGGGAGAATATTTCGCGATCGCCTCGGTGGTCTGAGTCGTAAAATTGGTGCGATCGCTGATTCAGTTTATCTGGTTACAGGAGGACATGCGATCGACCTCACCCAATTAGGTGAAAAACTTCCTTCGTGA
- a CDS encoding Uma2 family endonuclease, giving the protein MVTQLAQKTYTVEEYLELELASETRSEYRNGEIIPMTGGTPNHNDISGNAYILLKALLKTKEYRVFHVDQRLWIPSLKQYAYPDVMVAPKPLEMQTGRKDTITNPCFIAEVLSRSTQNYDRSEKFANYRTIDTFQEYLLIDQYHIHVEHHVKTAVNQWLFSEYVDPNVTISLQFLDLPIQIADLYDNIEFI; this is encoded by the coding sequence ATGGTTACTCAACTTGCCCAAAAGACCTACACCGTTGAAGAATACCTAGAACTAGAGCTAGCTTCGGAAACTCGCAGTGAATATCGTAATGGAGAAATTATTCCGATGACTGGTGGAACCCCAAACCATAATGATATTTCTGGGAATGCCTACATATTATTGAAGGCACTTTTAAAAACAAAAGAATATCGTGTGTTTCATGTTGATCAGCGTCTCTGGATTCCATCTTTAAAACAATACGCATATCCTGATGTGATGGTTGCGCCTAAGCCTCTGGAAATGCAAACTGGACGCAAAGATACGATTACTAATCCTTGCTTTATCGCGGAGGTGTTATCTAGATCCACCCAAAACTATGATCGCAGTGAAAAATTTGCCAATTATCGCACCATCGATACTTTTCAGGAATATCTCTTAATCGATCAATACCATATCCATGTTGAGCATCATGTTAAAACCGCCGTCAATCAATGGTTATTCTCAGAATACGTCGATCCAAACGTTACGATTTCTTTGCAATTCTTGGATTTGCCAATCCAAATAGCCGATCTTTACGACAATATTGAGTTTATTTAA
- the thiC gene encoding phosphomethylpyrimidine synthase ThiC, whose amino-acid sequence MTVGLKLPSAPTRRGEYRGTQMHCARQGIITEEMQYVAWRENLPVELVRAEVARGRAIIPANKNHTNLEPMGIGIAFRCKVNANIGASPNSSNIDEEVEKLHLSVKYGADTVMDLSTGGGDLDVIRTAIIKASPVPIGTVPIYQALESVHGRMENLTPDDFLHIIEKHAEQGVDYQTIHAGILIEHLPLVKNRLTGIVSRGGGILARWMLHHHKQNPLYTHFNDIIEIFKKHDVSFSLGDSLRPGCLHDASDEAQLAELKTLGQLTRRAWEHDIQVMVEGPGHVPMDQIEFNVRKQMEECSEAPFYVLGPLVTDIAPGYDHITSAIGAAMAGWYGTAMLCYVTPKEHLGLPNAEDVRNGLIAYKIAAHAADIARHRPNARDRDDELSTARYNFDWNKQFELSLDPERAKEYHDETLPADIYKTAEFCSMCGPKFCPMQEKVDAEAISELEKFLAKEPVTSV is encoded by the coding sequence ATGACAGTTGGTTTGAAACTCCCCTCTGCACCTACAAGGCGTGGAGAATATCGCGGTACGCAAATGCATTGTGCTCGTCAAGGCATCATCACTGAAGAGATGCAGTATGTGGCATGGCGTGAAAATCTACCCGTCGAGCTGGTACGCGCTGAAGTCGCCAGAGGTCGGGCAATCATTCCCGCCAACAAGAATCACACAAATCTTGAACCAATGGGAATTGGCATTGCCTTCCGATGCAAGGTCAACGCCAACATCGGTGCATCCCCAAACTCTTCTAACATTGACGAAGAAGTTGAGAAGTTACATTTATCAGTCAAATATGGCGCTGATACTGTCATGGACTTGTCCACTGGTGGTGGCGATCTCGATGTGATTCGGACAGCGATTATCAAAGCTTCACCTGTTCCCATCGGCACAGTTCCCATTTACCAAGCACTCGAAAGCGTGCATGGTAGAATGGAAAACCTCACACCTGATGACTTCTTACACATCATTGAGAAGCACGCTGAGCAAGGCGTAGACTATCAAACCATCCATGCAGGAATCTTGATCGAGCATCTACCGCTTGTCAAAAACCGTCTCACAGGGATTGTTTCCCGTGGTGGTGGGATTTTGGCGCGTTGGATGTTGCATCACCACAAGCAAAATCCTCTCTATACCCATTTCAACGACATCATCGAAATCTTTAAGAAGCATGATGTGTCCTTCAGTCTTGGGGACTCGCTGCGACCAGGTTGCTTGCATGATGCCTCTGATGAAGCTCAACTTGCAGAACTAAAAACCCTCGGTCAGCTAACTCGCCGTGCTTGGGAACATGATATTCAAGTCATGGTCGAAGGCCCTGGACATGTACCAATGGATCAGATCGAGTTCAATGTTCGCAAGCAAATGGAAGAATGCTCTGAAGCTCCTTTCTATGTACTTGGTCCTTTGGTAACGGATATTGCCCCAGGATATGACCACATCACTTCTGCGATCGGTGCAGCGATGGCTGGTTGGTATGGTACTGCAATGCTCTGCTATGTCACACCTAAGGAACACCTTGGCTTGCCAAATGCTGAAGATGTGCGTAATGGCTTGATTGCCTACAAGATCGCAGCCCATGCTGCGGATATTGCCCGTCATCGTCCTAACGCACGCGATCGCGATGATGAGCTATCCACTGCGCGTTACAACTTCGATTGGAACAAGCAGTTTGAATTGTCTCTCGATCCTGAACGTGCTAAGGAATATCACGACGAGACTTTACCTGCGGATATTTATAAAACCGCAGAGTTCTGCTCGATGTGTGGACCTAAGTTCTGTCCTATGCAAGAGAAAGTTGATGCTGAAGCAATTAGTGAACTTGAGAAGTTTCTTGCAAAGGAGCCTGTGACCTCAGTCTAA
- a CDS encoding DUF1565 domain-containing protein, which translates to MNKFPCPSLINVAFLLSLTVPSAAWAQAAQQKIVYVSPQGNDAQTYRTITAAIAANPQEGTIFQLSNGTYSQTTGESFPIRLPKGAILRGNPSANGNGVVISGGGRFVSPTFASQNIAIAAATNSRIEGITVTNSNPRGYGLWLESSRNVIIANNSFVSSTHDGIFLTGSANAYIGNNLFTNNKGSGISALGTSTGEIRDNKFENTGFGLSIGQQSQVVLANNNISRNVDGIIISNTAQPTLRGNAIADNQRNGLVVLSSSNGSPRPDLGTTISLGNNTFRNNREFDINNATTIPLVAVGNQINQSRVKGLLDLRASSSPITNAIATSVTPAPLPSIPAVPSNTAPSTPIQSNPNPNPTTVFVPAKPPSSGQVLPSPVVSTNPNAAPTTIIIERDYSAPATPPRVAALPPATLDPTTGKPFQYRVVVPVTSTAVTQRVKTVVPDAFRLSRSGRTVMQVGAYSENTTANQLVQKLAQSGLKAEIIPFR; encoded by the coding sequence ATGAATAAGTTTCCCTGTCCTAGTCTTATTAATGTAGCTTTTCTCTTGTCCCTCACTGTGCCCTCTGCTGCTTGGGCGCAGGCTGCTCAACAAAAGATTGTTTATGTATCCCCACAAGGTAATGATGCACAGACCTATCGTACAATCACGGCTGCGATCGCAGCTAATCCCCAAGAAGGGACGATTTTCCAATTAAGTAATGGCACATATAGCCAAACTACTGGCGAAAGTTTTCCAATTCGTCTTCCTAAAGGTGCGATCTTACGCGGTAATCCTAGCGCTAATGGAAATGGGGTAGTGATTAGCGGTGGTGGTCGCTTTGTCAGTCCCACTTTTGCGAGCCAAAATATTGCGATCGCAGCAGCAACTAACTCTCGCATTGAAGGGATCACAGTCACTAATAGTAACCCACGCGGCTATGGACTATGGTTAGAATCCAGCCGTAATGTCATTATTGCTAACAATAGTTTTGTGAGTAGTACCCACGATGGCATCTTCCTCACAGGCAGTGCTAATGCTTACATTGGCAATAATCTATTCACGAATAATAAAGGCAGTGGTATTTCGGCGCTTGGCACAAGCACAGGGGAAATTCGCGATAATAAGTTTGAGAATACAGGCTTTGGATTGTCGATTGGACAACAATCTCAGGTTGTTTTAGCGAATAATAATATCTCTCGGAATGTGGATGGAATTATTATTTCTAATACAGCACAACCAACGTTGAGAGGAAATGCGATCGCTGATAACCAGCGCAATGGTTTAGTCGTTCTTAGTAGTTCCAATGGTTCTCCCCGCCCTGACCTTGGCACAACGATTTCACTGGGAAATAATACTTTCCGAAACAATCGTGAATTCGATATTAATAATGCTACGACTATTCCTTTAGTAGCTGTAGGCAATCAAATCAATCAATCACGGGTGAAGGGGTTACTGGATCTGAGAGCATCGAGTTCTCCAATTACCAATGCGATCGCTACTTCTGTCACTCCTGCACCACTGCCATCGATTCCAGCAGTTCCAAGCAATACTGCGCCTTCTACTCCAATTCAATCTAATCCCAATCCTAACCCGACTACAGTATTTGTACCAGCCAAGCCTCCTAGCTCTGGTCAAGTATTACCGAGTCCTGTAGTTTCCACTAATCCTAATGCTGCACCAACAACGATTATCATTGAGCGTGACTATAGCGCTCCTGCGACTCCTCCTAGAGTTGCGGCTTTACCACCAGCTACCCTTGATCCCACCACAGGCAAGCCTTTTCAATATCGAGTAGTTGTACCAGTCACTTCCACTGCCGTAACTCAGCGGGTAAAAACGGTTGTTCCCGATGCATTTCGGTTATCGCGTAGTGGTAGAACTGTGATGCAAGTGGGAGCCTACAGTGAGAATACTACTGCCAATCAACTAGTGCAGAAACTCGCCCAATCTGGTTTAAAAGCGGAAATCATTCCCTTTCGGTAG
- a CDS encoding Rpn family recombination-promoting nuclease/putative transposase, producing MIDNICKFLAESFSADFASWLLGEAITLTKLEPSELSVEPIRADSVIFLESTKIILHIEFQTEPNKNIPFRMADYRLRLYRKFPDKQIHQVVIYLTPSQSPLVHENKFNIGTLNHEFNVIRLWEQPTEVFQQYQGLFPFATLSQTNDPAEILRQVANQIENIEDKQIQSNVAASTAIISGIALNKEIIQRLLRSEIMKESVIYQEILLEGKAEGKAEGMVEGEAKGLAKASNQIALNMLRSNIAIDLVAQFTGLTLKQVQRLQKLSAKPSKLPKSSKTKRLEKP from the coding sequence ATGATCGATAACATCTGTAAGTTTTTAGCAGAAAGTTTCTCCGCAGACTTCGCCAGTTGGCTACTTGGCGAAGCAATTACCCTAACTAAACTCGAACCTTCTGAACTCTCAGTCGAGCCAATTCGCGCCGACTCCGTGATATTTCTCGAATCAACCAAAATCATCCTTCATATTGAATTTCAGACCGAGCCAAATAAAAACATCCCCTTCCGCATGGCAGATTATCGGCTGCGGCTATATCGCAAATTTCCCGACAAACAAATCCATCAAGTCGTCATCTATCTCACCCCCAGCCAATCACCCTTAGTCCATGAAAACAAATTTAATATTGGCACGCTCAACCATGAATTTAACGTCATTAGACTATGGGAGCAACCAACAGAAGTATTTCAGCAATACCAAGGACTCTTCCCCTTTGCCACACTATCTCAAACTAATGATCCCGCAGAAATCTTAAGACAAGTTGCCAATCAAATTGAAAATATTGAAGATAAACAGATACAAAGTAACGTAGCTGCATCGACCGCTATAATATCAGGTATAGCCCTGAATAAAGAAATCATCCAAAGATTACTAAGGAGTGAAATCATGAAAGAATCAGTGATTTATCAAGAAATACTACTAGAAGGCAAAGCTGAAGGCAAAGCTGAAGGTATGGTCGAAGGTGAGGCTAAGGGTTTAGCGAAAGCATCTAATCAAATTGCCCTAAATATGCTGCGTTCCAACATTGCTATAGACTTAGTCGCCCAATTTACAGGACTAACCCTAAAACAAGTTCAAAGACTACAAAAGCTTTCCGCGAAACCATCCAAGTTGCCGAAGTCATCAAAAACCAAGCGATTAGAAAAACCTTGA
- a CDS encoding ribonuclease Z translates to MQITFLGTSSGVPTRGRNVSSVAVRLPQRAEVWLLDCGEATQHQLLRSDVKISQITKIFVTHMHGDHIFGLPGLLASCGMAGNVSHIDIYGPSGLGDYLDACLRYSETRLSYSIKVHKVKAGLVCEDSEFYMMAAPLKHKVTAHGYRLVERDRAGKFDVDKAISMNIPPGPIFGELKQGKTVTLPDGRKINGKDFCGAPQIGRKIAYCTDTIFCDSSVELAQNADVLIHESTFAHQDSDMAFQRLHSTSTMAAQVALLANAKQLIMTHFSPRYSPGNPILLEDLVNEARMIFANTIPAYDFMTYEIPVAN, encoded by the coding sequence ATGCAAATCACCTTTCTCGGTACTAGTTCAGGCGTGCCTACACGCGGGCGCAATGTCTCCAGTGTGGCGGTACGGCTACCTCAACGTGCCGAAGTTTGGTTGCTCGATTGTGGCGAGGCAACCCAGCACCAGTTGCTGCGAAGTGATGTAAAAATCAGCCAAATCACGAAAATTTTTGTTACGCATATGCATGGCGATCATATTTTTGGTTTGCCAGGATTGTTGGCAAGTTGTGGCATGGCGGGGAATGTTAGCCACATTGATATTTATGGCCCATCAGGTTTAGGAGACTATCTCGATGCTTGTTTGCGCTACAGCGAGACACGTCTCTCCTATTCGATCAAGGTGCATAAGGTCAAAGCGGGGCTAGTTTGTGAGGATTCAGAATTTTATATGATGGCAGCTCCGCTCAAACATAAGGTGACGGCGCATGGTTATCGTTTGGTAGAACGCGATCGCGCTGGTAAGTTTGATGTCGATAAAGCGATCTCCATGAATATCCCTCCAGGCCCTATTTTTGGTGAATTGAAACAGGGTAAAACGGTTACGCTTCCCGATGGTCGTAAAATCAATGGGAAAGATTTTTGTGGCGCTCCTCAAATTGGACGAAAGATTGCCTATTGCACGGATACAATTTTTTGTGATAGCTCAGTAGAGCTTGCCCAGAATGCTGATGTACTCATCCATGAGTCTACCTTTGCCCATCAAGATTCCGATATGGCATTTCAGCGGTTGCATTCCACTAGTACGATGGCGGCACAGGTGGCTCTATTGGCTAATGCGAAGCAATTAATTATGACCCATTTTAGTCCTCGCTATTCCCCTGGCAATCCTATTCTATTAGAAGATTTAGTTAATGAAGCAAGAATGATTTTTGCGAATACTATTCCTGCTTACGACTTCATGACCTATGAGATACCTGTCGCCAATTGA
- a CDS encoding OmpA family protein produces the protein MENLPTPDKSIGKSSGKPSGNLRQTGRSAVTFLIRSAVLGVSAIAGLSIGLAISFVRPDLVWQPSFNFLNYKKQQFTLSADALFEANKASIRPESFRLLDEVAAQLPLATGKRVRINGHMDVSNAGDALTLSYLRASAVREYLARLRGEQTYYWMVVGYGASRPLASSAGDSNSKGNRRIEIFVDD, from the coding sequence GTGGAAAATTTACCGACTCCAGATAAGTCAATAGGTAAATCTTCGGGTAAGCCGTCTGGCAATTTAAGGCAAACGGGGCGCTCTGCGGTCACCTTTTTGATTCGTAGCGCTGTTTTGGGCGTGAGTGCGATCGCTGGACTGAGTATTGGTTTAGCGATCTCATTCGTTCGTCCAGATTTAGTATGGCAACCTTCATTTAACTTTTTAAATTACAAGAAGCAGCAATTTACCCTCTCTGCTGATGCTTTGTTTGAGGCAAATAAAGCCAGTATTCGTCCAGAAAGTTTTCGCTTACTAGATGAAGTTGCAGCCCAATTGCCATTGGCAACAGGCAAGAGGGTAAGGATTAATGGGCATATGGATGTAAGCAATGCTGGGGACGCGCTAACTCTATCCTATTTACGAGCCTCAGCAGTTAGGGAATATTTGGCAAGACTGCGTGGCGAACAAACCTATTATTGGATGGTAGTTGGCTATGGTGCTAGTCGTCCTTTGGCTAGCAGTGCTGGTGACAGTAATAGTAAAGGTAACCGCCGCATCGAGATTTTTGTTGATGACTAG
- a CDS encoding NAD(P)H dehydrogenase subunit NdhS, with product MIFPGSAVRVVNEGDTYYGFQGQVQRVTDERVAVIFGGGNWEKIVSFRATELELIDTTVSSKAKKK from the coding sequence ATCATTTTTCCGGGTTCTGCGGTGCGGGTAGTCAATGAAGGTGACACCTATTATGGTTTTCAAGGACAGGTACAACGGGTGACCGACGAACGTGTTGCCGTGATTTTTGGTGGCGGTAACTGGGAAAAGATTGTATCGTTTCGAGCAACGGAGTTAGAACTGATCGATACGACTGTTAGTTCTAAGGCAAAGAAGAAATAA
- a CDS encoding prevent-host-death protein has product MTNALQYVCDSEGQTVSVVVPVAFWQELMAERETAYLLNSPSMKERLLAARKRQDGISLESACEKLGI; this is encoded by the coding sequence ATGACTAACGCATTACAATACGTTTGCGATTCAGAAGGGCAAACAGTTTCTGTAGTTGTCCCCGTTGCTTTTTGGCAAGAACTAATGGCAGAAAGAGAAACTGCCTATTTACTCAATAGTCCATCCATGAAAGAAAGACTGCTTGCAGCCAGAAAACGACAAGATGGAATCTCTTTGGAATCAGCCTGTGAAAAACTTGGAATTTGA
- a CDS encoding AIM24 family protein, with protein MKLILAIVLWLSNKIIVILSLFAVLTILFTANDTLRPLGQNLWEQFSGKDGQEVVDKLNDDINKLNDDIKEIERTTTPQLKIDLDREKNNIKLRIKEECETEVPWYEFYRLDKHWLKEQQEPACKALKDSQVFSERLDREYLEREKKLKDLMRQLEPKRLQLKNAEQKLGGVWKLLEINFQENWIHISYIIFLVLFASPLWKIWCFYGIAPFAEKSPPIQLTDPMTNGNMVYKEAKKTVSITVDRPNPLCMRMDYMNQYDRNLVKRTRLFWKWSAPFISYASGLFELTEFTTKNIVEDGTVVLSPKTVSNYITEIELQQHHGLVIHPYCIVGISGDIQVKTQWVWSFHSWLTGQHRYIIFYGTGKLYLEGSGGIYVMEASPAKTSVESHLLIGFDSRLGYSTIRTETFWPYFRNKVSLIDNQFSGKGVFLRQAVAPVKALTPIEKNFQFISNLTSIVGKFFGF; from the coding sequence ATGAAACTGATATTAGCTATCGTTTTATGGCTGAGCAATAAAATTATTGTCATTCTTTCTCTTTTTGCGGTATTGACAATCTTATTTACTGCAAATGATACTCTCAGACCATTAGGTCAGAATCTTTGGGAGCAATTTTCAGGGAAGGATGGGCAGGAAGTTGTTGATAAACTAAATGATGATATCAACAAACTAAATGATGATATTAAGGAGATTGAACGCACTACAACACCACAACTGAAAATAGATCTTGATCGTGAAAAGAACAATATCAAACTCCGCATTAAAGAAGAATGTGAGACGGAGGTTCCATGGTATGAATTTTATCGTTTGGATAAGCATTGGCTAAAAGAGCAACAGGAGCCAGCTTGTAAAGCCCTGAAAGACAGTCAGGTATTTTCTGAGCGCCTAGACAGAGAATATCTTGAACGCGAGAAAAAACTAAAGGATCTCATGAGGCAACTGGAGCCAAAACGTCTACAACTTAAAAATGCGGAACAAAAACTGGGTGGAGTATGGAAATTATTGGAAATAAATTTTCAAGAGAATTGGATACATATTTCTTACATCATTTTTCTGGTCTTATTTGCTTCTCCTTTATGGAAGATCTGGTGCTTTTATGGAATTGCTCCTTTCGCAGAAAAGTCGCCACCTATCCAATTAACTGATCCAATGACCAATGGAAATATGGTCTATAAAGAAGCAAAAAAGACAGTTAGTATTACAGTTGATCGACCTAATCCTTTATGTATGCGGATGGATTATATGAATCAATATGATCGTAATTTGGTTAAGCGAACACGATTGTTTTGGAAATGGTCTGCACCATTCATCAGTTATGCATCGGGATTGTTTGAGCTAACAGAATTTACTACTAAAAATATAGTTGAAGATGGAACTGTTGTTTTATCTCCTAAAACCGTAAGCAATTATATTACTGAAATAGAATTACAACAACATCATGGACTTGTTATTCATCCTTATTGTATTGTTGGAATCTCTGGGGATATTCAAGTAAAGACTCAATGGGTATGGAGCTTTCATAGTTGGCTAACAGGTCAACATCGGTACATTATTTTTTATGGGACAGGAAAGCTTTATTTAGAAGGAAGTGGAGGGATATATGTCATGGAAGCATCTCCAGCAAAGACGAGTGTTGAAAGTCATTTATTGATAGGTTTTGATAGCCGATTAGGATATTCAACGATCCGTACAGAGACATTTTGGCCGTATTTTCGTAACAAAGTTTCGTTAATTGATAATCAATTTTCTGGAAAAGGAGTATTTTTACGACAAGCAGTTGCTCCTGTAAAAGCACTTACTCCAATAGAAAAGAATTTTCAGTTTATTAGTAATCTTACTAGCATCGTCGGAAAATTTTTTGGTTTCTAG
- a CDS encoding Uma2 family endonuclease translates to MISATLSPSLSPTEYLEWEVTQEGRYEYEYGEVIEVTGGKLENNEIALNLIVLLRSHLRGKGCRILGGDAKLMTIPSNVYYFPDVVVSCDSRDRYAREFLQYPCLIAEVLSPATENRDRGIKLRNYLKIDSLQEYMLINSDFPSIEFYRRRTCTEVWEYLTINSSDLTVNDPEVQLTSIDLNLPLSLIYENVDFKQS, encoded by the coding sequence ATGATTTCTGCTACTTTATCGCCTAGCCTATCACCTACAGAATATCTAGAGTGGGAAGTAACACAAGAAGGTAGATATGAGTATGAGTATGGAGAGGTTATCGAGGTGACAGGTGGAAAGCTTGAAAATAATGAAATTGCTCTTAATTTAATTGTATTGCTCCGAAGTCATTTACGTGGTAAAGGTTGTCGTATCCTTGGTGGTGATGCGAAACTCATGACCATTCCGAGCAATGTTTATTACTTTCCTGATGTGGTTGTTAGTTGTGATTCTCGCGATCGCTATGCTAGGGAGTTCCTACAATATCCTTGTTTAATTGCGGAAGTCTTGTCCCCTGCTACAGAAAATCGTGATCGCGGGATTAAGTTACGCAACTATCTCAAGATCGACTCATTGCAAGAATATATGCTCATCAATTCAGATTTTCCGAGTATTGAGTTCTATCGTCGTAGAACTTGTACAGAGGTTTGGGAATATCTAACAATTAATAGTTCTGATTTAACCGTTAACGATCCCGAAGTTCAACTAACTAGCATAGATCTTAATCTTCCGCTATCACTCATTTATGAAAATGTTGATTTTAAGCAATCCTAA